Within the Herpetosiphonaceae bacterium genome, the region GCTCAACCCGGCCTGGCGACTGGCGTCACGGACCTGGCTGGCGGGCGCAGCCCCGATCGATGCCCAGCCCTGGCGAATCCTCGCGCAGCGAATCACCAGCCTGGACGTTGAGGAGTACGGGTTTGGCGTGTTTTATCTCGTGTCGGGAACCGTCTCACTCACGCCTCACCGCAAGGAGGCGGCCTGACCGGGTGTTGGAGCCGGATCACCCACCCGTACCGGCGGACCCCGCCTCGCTCCGCTGCGCCCGTGCCCCGTTTGGTCGCCTGCGTGTGGTATCCTTTTGCCCATGAGTGAATCAGCGCTGCGCGCGCCGACCGAACAGGACGCCATGACCGTCGTCGAAGTGGTCATGCAGCGTCCGGCTCACCAGATCGAGCGCTTCCCGACGGGGCTGTGCCATTATGTCTATGATGTCGTGACCGACCATGGGCAGCGGGTCGTCGTCCGCCTGGCGCGCGCGGATACCGCGCCGCTCTTGCTTGGCGGTATCAACTGGTCGCGCGTGCTCCGTCCGCGCGGCGTGCCCTTACCCGCCCTGCTCCACGCGGATGCGACGGCCACGATTGTCCCGTTTGCCTTCATGCTGCTGGAGCATCTGCCTGGGGTCGACCTGGGCCGGGTCTACGCACAGATGTCACGGCAGCACAAGCGCGGCGTTGCGGCGGCCATCGTCCGCATCCAGCGGCTCGTCCACGCCTTACCGCCTGGCTCCGGCTACGGCTATGCCACCGCGCTCCAGACGGCGCTGCCGCACCAAAGCTGGACCGCACTTGTCGCGCAGACGCTCATCGACGCGCATCAGCACATTGCCCGGGTCGGCGTGGTCGACCTCCGCCACGTCGATCGGGTGGAGCGTCGGCTGCCACGGTTCAAAGCGTACCTCGACGCGGTCGCGCCCACCGCCTTCCTCGACGACACCACCACGAAGAACGTCCTCATCGACCGGGGCAGGGTCGCAGGCATCGTCGATGTGGACGTGGTCTGCTACGGCGATCCGCTCTGGACGGTCGCCTTGACGCAGATGGCCCTGCTGCAACAACGGCTGGATCTCGACTATATCGCGGCGTGGACGGAGCTGCTCAACCTCACGCGGGAACAGCAGCGCATCCTCCCCTTCTACACGGCGGTCTTCTGCATCGGCTTTTTGAGTGAGCTTGGCATAGCCCATAATCAAGCGTCTGCGGCGGCGGTGGAGGCAGCGAGGGTCGACCACCTCACGCGCATCCTCGATACGCTCCTTGAGGCATGCTGACCCGGCGAAGATCCGGATTGCCGCCTTCCAAGGTGTGACCAATGCTCAAGAGCATGCGACAGCGGGAGTACACCAGATCACGTATGCGCCGATCGAATCTTCCAATCCATTGAACCTCAAAGCCACTGGTGTGGTGTTAATAGGTGGGTATCAGAGCTAGACATATCCGTCGATTGAACCAAACAACATGCCTGACCATCCATGTCCTGATCACTGGTCGTCTGACACACGATCCAGAAGCTCTGCCTCATCTCCAACCGTCGGCTGATGAGCCGACCTGCGTGACGTACGTTCGCCACCGATACTGCTATCCGTGCAAGAGTTTCGGTTTGTAACGTTTTGGCTCCCATGAGGTTGAAGCCCTGCATCACCTGCGGTGCTTCGCTGCGGCTGAAACAGCAGGCAAGATTCTCGCGCCGGTAAGTCAATCGAGATACCTTTGTGTTCTCAGCCCAGAGCACGTCCATGTTCACATCTGCCGACTATCGTGCCCGGCACGGATACGCCCGGTCATGGCTCGGTTGCCTGTAGCTGATGCTGTTTCGGAATCAGTGAGGTATGCCGACGCCGAGGCCCAGCGCCGCTGGTTCCACTCGATCTTAAGCTGACGCAGCATGCGTCGCCTCCTCTCGATCGTCACGCTCACCGATGAAGCGCGTGGCTAGCCGTGCTTCAGCATTTCCGAGGAACCCTGATCACACATGTTGCCCACATCGCGCAGATCACCCATGCCCTTGATGTCACCGCCGGAGGATGTTCATGAATAGGCGAGAGGTCGAAGAATCATACCCGCTGGTGCCGCTCCAGCAGGGAATGCTGTTCAACCATCTGTATGCTCCGGACTCCGGAGTCGATATGATGCAGGTCGTCTGTGCGCTTCATGAAGATCTTCAGGTTGGCATGTTTCAGCGCGCCTGGGAGCATGTCGTTGCCCGCCATGCGATTCTGAGAACCTCGTTCCGCTGGACGGACGTACCAGAGCCGATCCAGAACGTGCATTCCCAGGTTGACCTGCCCTTTCTGGTCTACGATTGGCGCGGTCTGGGGCGTGAAGCGTGGCGCGCTGAGCTAGAAGCGTATATTCGCGCCGACCGGCTTCAGAGCTTTAAGCTGACGGAAGCGCCGCTGCTGCGGCTCTCGGTGTTTCAGATCGACGCGGCAGAGTACCGCTGCCTGCTCACCTTTCATCACATCATTCTGGATGGACGCTCGTTGCTCTTGCTGTTTCAAGAGGTGTTCGCCTGG harbors:
- a CDS encoding aminoglycoside phosphotransferase family protein, giving the protein MSESALRAPTEQDAMTVVEVVMQRPAHQIERFPTGLCHYVYDVVTDHGQRVVVRLARADTAPLLLGGINWSRVLRPRGVPLPALLHADATATIVPFAFMLLEHLPGVDLGRVYAQMSRQHKRGVAAAIVRIQRLVHALPPGSGYGYATALQTALPHQSWTALVAQTLIDAHQHIARVGVVDLRHVDRVERRLPRFKAYLDAVAPTAFLDDTTTKNVLIDRGRVAGIVDVDVVCYGDPLWTVALTQMALLQQRLDLDYIAAWTELLNLTREQQRILPFYTAVFCIGFLSELGIAHNQASAAAVEAARVDHLTRILDTLLEAC